GCGAGCCGGTCACCAGCAGCCAGCCGCCGCGCCGGGCGGCGAGGTCCGCCGCCCGGGCGAGCGCCGCGTCCGGGATCGCCACCGCCTCGGCCTCCAGCCCCTCGGCGGCGGCGAGCGCCCGGAGCGCCGCAGCGCCGTGGCCGCGCCGTTCCGGCATCTCGGTGCACACGACCGCCGCGGCGTGCCGGGCCAGCACGGCGAAAAACCCCGCCGCGTCCTTGTCGCCGGCGAGCGCCACGAGCGCGGTGCAGGTCCCCGGGAGGCCCGGGTCGCGATCGAGGTCGCGCAGGACCGCCGCGAGGTTGAACGGCACGTGGGCGCCGTCGAGCACCGCCGGCACCGGGCCGCGCGCGGTCGGGACGACCCGGCGCTCGAGCCGCCCGGGCAGGCGGGCGCCCGCGCACGTTTCGGCATCGAGGAGGTCCGCGCCGAGCCGCGCGCCGTCGCGGCCGCACGCCCCGCCGGCGCCGAGACGGTCGAGGACGAGGCCGGCGAGCGCCGCGTTCTCCCCGGCGATCGAGCCCGCGTCCGGAAGCGTCGGCCGCAGGACCGGGCAGCCGAGGGCGGCGGCGCGCGCGGCCAGGACGGCACCGGCCTCGTCGTCGGGAGCGAGGGTGGTGACGAGCGCCGCGCCGGGCTTGAGGATGCCGACCTTCTCGGCGGCGATGGCCGCGCGGGTGGTGCCGAGAATCTCGGTGTGCTCGAGCCCGACATTGGTGACGACCGCGACCGCGCCGTCGACCGCGTTGGTCGAATCGAGGCGCCCGCCGAGCCCGACCTCGACCACCGCCCAGTCGAGTCCGGCCTCGCCGAAGATCGCGAGGCCCGCGGCGGTCAGGACGTCGAACCAGGTCGCCTCGAGGCCCGCGGTGCCGTCGCGGCGCGCCGCCTCGTGGGCGTCGAGCGCCCGGGCCAGCGCCCCGGCGAGCACGGCATCCTCGACCGGCCGGCCCTGGAGGCAGACCCGCTCGGTAATCGCCTCGACGTGGGGCGAGGCGTAGCGCCCGACCCGCAGGCCCGCCCGCATCAGCCCGGCCTCGACGAGCGCGCAGACCGAGCCCTTGCCCTTGGTGCCGCCGACATGGACGACCTTCAGGCGCGCCTGCGGCGCGCCGAGCCGGTGCAGCAGGTCGCGCATCGGCGCGAGCCCGACCCGCATCCCGCCCCGCGGCCGCTTCTCCCAGTCGGTCAGGCGGTCGAGGCGATCCAGCACCTCGGGCAGGGATCCGGTCGGCGCGTCCGGCGAGGCGGCGGCGGGTCCGGCGTTCGAGAGTGCGGCGTTCGACAGTGCGGCGTTCATGGGTCACCCCGTGGTCGGCTCGGGAAGGGTGCCCAGGCGAGCGGCGGAAACGATGCCCGCGCTCCCCGGTGGTCGGACCACCTTGAACCTCGCCAGTCACGCGGGACATCCCCCATAAGAGACGAGCCGGCGCGGAGCAACGGGCCGCGAGACCGCGCGCACCGTGCGGGCGCCTTGTGCCGGCCCCGCCGGGCGGCTACTCACCCTCGACCCGTCACCCGCCAGGATCGCGTAGCCGCCTTGCCCGCCCGCCTCGACGCCATCGACTGGGCGATCCTCCGGGAGCTGCAGGCCGACGGCTCCATCACCAACGTGGAGCTGGCGCGGCGCGTCGGCCTGTCGGCGCCGCCCTGCCTGCGCCGGGTCCGCGCGCTCGAGGAGGCCGGCATCATCCGCGGCTACCGGGCGCTCCTCGAGCCCAAGGCGCTCGGCTACGAGGTGGTGTGCTTCGCCATGGTGCAGCTCGCCGCGCAGGGCCAGGCGGAGCTCGCCGCCTTCGCGGCGGAGATGCGCGGCTGGCCGCTGGTGCGCGAGTGCTGGACCCTCTCGGGCGAGACCGACTTCCTGCTCAAATGCGTCGCGCCGAATCTCGGCGCCTTCCAGCAGCTCGTCGGCCACCTCACCGGCCTGCCCAACGTGCGCACGGTGCGCACCGCGCTCGCCCTCGACCAGATCAAGGACGAGCCGATCGCGCCCCTCGACGACGGTGCGCTCGACGCGTAACGGCGCGGCCTGCGCACACTTTACCTGTGAAAACCTGACTCCTGCACCAGTCATGCCCTAAAACGGGGATGCGTCGAACCGCGGCTTGCGCTGTCATGGCGCCGTTCGCCAGAGTTCAGCGAGTGCGTTTCGGTGCGCAGATATAACTCTGAGTTGTCAATTGTGACCGCGGCGGCGATCGTAGGGTGTATTGTCGCCGCTATTACTCGGCTTCATTGTCAGAGTTGCAAGACTGGAGGATGACGATGCCGGAAAGCCACGACTCCTCCGCGCCGGCCCCGCGCCCGGGCCGGGATCCGGTGAGCCTGTTCGCCGACCCGATCGGCCGGACGACGAGTCCGCCCGGCGACCCCGTACCGGTGACGCAGACGCTCTACCGCACGCCGGACGGCCGCTACGTGATCCGCACCTGCCTGCATCGCGGTGCGGATCCGGTGGAGGAGGCCTGCGACGTGATGGTCTATGACGGCGAGGCCGCCTTGCGCGAGGCGCTCTCGGCCGGCGGCGACGGCCTCGACCGGGCGCTGATCGCCGCCGGGCTCGACCGGGCCGGGTCGTGACGCGGCGCGATCAAGGATCTGGACGAGGACCTGGACAAGGATCTGGAGCGCAGCCCGACGGCAGCCCGACCGCGCGCTGCATCAGTCCCGCGCGCCGACGTCGGTGACGACGATCCGCGGGCGGCGGCCGGCACCGATCGCCTTCAGCGCCCTGTCGACCGCGGCCAGCCGGCCGCGCCGGGCGCTCACCGCGAGGAGGAGGACCGGGATGCGCTCGTCGGCGATGAGGCGCTCGGTCACCACGTTGCCGCCGACGAGGCCGAGATCGACGACGACGAGGTCGGCGTCGCTGCGCAGGAGCGCGTCGGCGAGCCGGCCGGCGAGGTCGCGCGGCAGGTCGGAGGGCCGCGGCAGGACCTGCAGGCCCGACGCGAGGGTGATGAGCGCCTCGCCCAGGGTCCCGCGCTCGCGCAGGGTCGCGGGGAGGTCGCGCGGCGCCGCGGCGCCGAGGTCGCGGGTGACGAGGCCCTTCGGGTCGGTATCGACGAGGATCACCCGCTCGCGGTCGGACGCGGCCGAGAGCGCCAGCGCCCGGGCCAGCACCGACTTGCCGGTCCGGTCGTCCGCCGCGGTGACGAGGACGACGAGCGGCCTCTGCCCCGGCGCGGCGGCGGCGAGGCGGTGGCGCAGGCGCGCGAGCGCGACCTCGTAGGAGCCGTCGCCCCGCGCGGTGCCGAAGCTGGCGCGGAACGCGCCCGCGCCGGCGACGCCGCGGGGTGCCCGGGGCAGGGCGTCGAGGCCGGAGCGGCCGAGATGGCCCTCGAGGCGCCGGCGCGAGCGGACGCGGCCGGCCAGGAGCTCGAGGCCGAGGCTGCCGACGAGGCCGAGCCCGAGCCCGGCCACCAGGGCGGCGGCGAAGACCACCGGGGTCGGGGGGCCGAGGCGCTTCTCCGGCGGCGAGGCCGGCGAGATGATCCGCGAGGCGGAGGTGTCGAGGCGCTGCTGCTCCTGCAGCTCCCGGGCGCGGACCAGGAAGGCCTCGTAGACCGCGCGGCTCGCCTCGACCTGGCGCTCGAGCTCGCGCAGCTGCACGAAGTCGTCGCCGACCTTCAGGGCGTCGGCCTTGCGCCGCTCCAGGGTGTCGGCGAGGGTCCGGGCGCTGGCGAGCGCCGCCTGGTAGTCGTTGCGGCTCGCCGCCGCGATGCGGCGGATCTCGGCCTGGATCGTGCCGCGCACGGCCTTCTCCTGCACCAGGGCGGCCTGGTAGCTCGGATGGCGTCTCCCCAAGGTCTCCTCGGCGTCGGCGCGCAGGCGCTCGACCCCGGCGAGCTGGCCGCGGAGCGCGGTGATCGTCGGGTTCTGGACGATCTCGTTGACGGAATCGGAGGGACCGCCGGCGAGCACGCCCTCGATCTGGCGCAGGCGGGCGCCGGCCTCGAGCGCCTTCGCCCGGGCGGCGCCGAGCTGGTCGCTGAGCTGGGTCAGCTGCTGCTCGCTCACGAGCTGGGCGCGGGTGCCGACGAGGTTGTGCCTGGCCCGGAATCCTTGCGCCTTGTCCTCGGCCTTGCGCAGGGCGTCGCGCAATTCGGCGAGCCGGCCCTCGATCGCCTCGCCGGCGCGCCGGGTCGTGTCGGAGCGGGTGGCGGCGTCGCGGGCGAGGTAGGTCTCGGCGACGCCGCGGGCCAGCCGAGCGGCCTTGTCGCGGTCCTCGGAGGTCACCCCGAGCTCGAGCACGAAGCTGCGCTCGAGGCGCCGCGCCCCCGTCCGGTCGCGCAGGATCCTGAGCGCCGCGAGCCGCGGGTCGGCCGGGGGCTCGGTGCGGCCGGTGAGCCGCGCGACCAGGCCCTTGAGGGCGCCGAGCAGGGTCTCGCGGCCCTGGAACTCGGGATCCTGCGCGAGGTCGAAGCGGTCGACGACGCGGCCGAGCACGTCGTCGGAGGTCAGGACCCGGAGCTGGCTGTCGACGAGGAGGAGGCTCGCGTCGCTCGCCTGGTCCGGCGGCGTCAGCCCGTCCTTGACCACCTGGAGCCCGCGCGGATCGATCAGGATCTGGGTCGAGGCCGCGTATTGCGGCGGGTTCAGGTGGGTCCAGGCCGCGGCGAGACCGAGGAGGAGGAGCACGGGCAGCAGCACCGTGATCCAGCGCAGGCGCACGGTGCGCAGGATCTCCCGCGGATCGAGGAACCAGGGCTCGCGCCCCTCCTCGCCCCGCGGGCCCGCGCCGATCAGCAGCCCGTTTCGGACGTTCTCGACCATGGTCATGACGTGCCCAAGGCTCCCACAGGCTCTCGTTACGGGGCGGAAGTGGTCCGTTCCGGGACGAGCGGAGCGGACGACATTCCCGTTGCCCCAGGGGCTTCAAGCCGCGGGCCAGGCCCGGCCCGTCCCGCCGTAGGACGGCGAGGGGATCGTCGCCTCGGCCACGCTCGCCGTCGCCTCGGCCTCGCGCCGCGCCGCCCGCGCGGTGGCCAGCACCGCCACGTAGGCGAGCACGTTGACGTTCCAGTCCTGGAACAGGCCCGGCGTCGTCATCCCGTTGAGGGCGAGCATCAGGATCAGGCAGGCGACGATGCGGCGCGTGCCGCGATCGGCGCGGGCCGCGAAGCGGATCGGCTCGATCAGGGTCGCGAGCGCGAAGCCCAGGCCGACGAGGCCGGTGCCGGCCCAGGCGCTCAGGAACATGTTGTGCGAGCTCGTGATGAACACCGCGTCGCGGCCGAGCTCGTCGGCGAGCCCGGTCGTCGGGATCAGGAGCTGCACGAAGCGGTCCGCCGCCGAGAAGCCCGAGCCGAGCAGGCGGTCCTGCGTCGCCGCGATGAAGACCGGCCAGAACTGGCCGCGGCCGGTAGCGTTGGCGAGCTCGACCCGGGGCTTCTGGAGGATGACCGAGAGGGCGTCGAGGAGGGCCGGGAAGCTCGACAGGCCGACCATCAGGAACAGGAACACGGCGATCGCGACGAGGGCCAGCACGATGCCGGCGAGCCGCAGGCCGGGCCGGCGCGAGGCGATCATCAGCGCCGGCCCGACCGCGACCAGCGCGCCGGTCGAGGCGGCGGAGCCCGCGATGACGAAGCCGGCCGCCGCCAGCATCAGGTAGCGGCCGCGCCGCGGGTTGGGCGGGCCGAACCAGGCGGCGAAGCCGAGGAGCGCGCAGACGAGCGGCATCATGTTGTTCTTGGCCGAGGAGAACACGATGCCGTGGGCGAGGCTCTGGAGGGTTTCCGGGATCACCGAGACGAGCCAGGCGACCGTCACGATGGCGAGGAGGTCGGCCAGCCGCCGCCGGATGTCGGGCCGGTCGAAGATCAGGATCGAGGCGAGGGTGAACACCGCGAGCTCGGCGGTGCGGTAGAGCGTGTAGGCCGGCACGATCGACCAGGCGGCGCTCAGGCCGTTCACCCCGATCATCATCGTGAACGGCAGGTAGGGCATGGCGAAGGGCAGGGTCAGCACCCGGCGGTCGGCGGCGATCTTGGCGAGCAGGTAGAGCGCCGTGAGGCCGGTGAGCACGATGGTGACGACGTTCGAGGCCGTCAGCCCCTGCTCCAGCACCGCGTTGCCGTCCTCGCGCGGCACCGTGAAGACGAGCGGCATGAAGGCGAACACCGTCACGAGCGCGAGCGGCCAGAAGACCGGCGCGTTCGCGGACGCGGCCCGCACCGCGAGGCGGCGGCGCAGGACCGGGTAGGCGACCGTGAACCAGGTCGCCGCCGCGATTGCGATCAGGGCGTTCAGCATCGCTCGGGGCTCCCGGCCTCCGGCACGGTGCCGCGGCGGAGAGCCGCGAGCAGCGCCAGCAGCGAGGCGGCGTGGGCGAGCGCCACCACGGCCGCCGCCCCCGTGGCGCCGTAGCGGGTGAGCAGCGGCTGGATCAGCGCCAGCGACACCGCGAGGCTGACCGCGAAGGCGCGGAAGATCACGTCGGTGCGGCGCCGGGCCCGGAAGATCTGCGCCACCATGTCCCGCAGGAAGATGAACACGACCCCGAGCGCCAGCCAGCGCAGGCACGGCGCGAAGGGAACGTAGGGCGCGCCGAAGACGAGGCGCAGCCAGAGATCGGCCGGCACCGCCACCACCGCGAGGAGGAAGCCCACCGGCACGCCGAGGCGGCGGGTGACGCCGAGGAGATAGGCCCGCAGGGCCGGCTCGCCGCCGGTCGCGTAGGCCCGGCCCGCGCCCGTCGGCACCACGTTCTCGGTCGCGGCGAGCATCAGGAGCACGATGCCGACGAGGTACTGCGCCGCCCGCAGGCCGCCGAGCGCCTCGTCGCCGAGCGCGCCGCCGGCGATGATCCAGACCAGCTGCTCCTGCCCGAAGGTGACGAGCACGACCGGCAGGAGCCAGCGCGCCATCTGCCAGTGCCGACGGGTGGCGGTCGCCAGCCGCCGGCGCCCGGGATCCGAGGCCCGGCCGAGCAGCGTCGGCAGCGTCGTCACGAACGCCGTCAGCGCCAGGATCTCGACGAGCCGGGCGGCATCGAGCGGGACCCCGAGCCCCCACAGGCCGGCGACGCCGAGCGGGAAGGCCACGGCCCGGGCGAGGTCCATGGCGAGGGCGGAGCCCCCGCCGTCATAGGCGAACAGCAGGCGCCGGGCGGTGAGCTGGAGATTCTGGGCGAGCGTGAGCGCGCCGGCCGCGGTGACGAGGTCGAGAGGAACCGCCTCGCCGCGGGCGGCGAAGTACAGGGCGAGCACGCCCGCGACGCCGAGCGCGAGG
The sequence above is drawn from the Methylobacterium terrae genome and encodes:
- a CDS encoding bifunctional folylpolyglutamate synthase/dihydrofolate synthase, which codes for MNAALSNAALSNAGPAAASPDAPTGSLPEVLDRLDRLTDWEKRPRGGMRVGLAPMRDLLHRLGAPQARLKVVHVGGTKGKGSVCALVEAGLMRAGLRVGRYASPHVEAITERVCLQGRPVEDAVLAGALARALDAHEAARRDGTAGLEATWFDVLTAAGLAIFGEAGLDWAVVEVGLGGRLDSTNAVDGAVAVVTNVGLEHTEILGTTRAAIAAEKVGILKPGAALVTTLAPDDEAGAVLAARAAALGCPVLRPTLPDAGSIAGENAALAGLVLDRLGAGGACGRDGARLGADLLDAETCAGARLPGRLERRVVPTARGPVPAVLDGAHVPFNLAAVLRDLDRDPGLPGTCTALVALAGDKDAAGFFAVLARHAAAVVCTEMPERRGHGAAALRALAAAEGLEAEAVAIPDAALARAADLAARRGGWLLVTGSLHLVGALRAATEAP
- a CDS encoding Lrp/AsnC family transcriptional regulator, with the protein product MPARLDAIDWAILRELQADGSITNVELARRVGLSAPPCLRRVRALEEAGIIRGYRALLEPKALGYEVVCFAMVQLAAQGQAELAAFAAEMRGWPLVRECWTLSGETDFLLKCVAPNLGAFQQLVGHLTGLPNVRTVRTALALDQIKDEPIAPLDDGALDA
- a CDS encoding GumC family protein encodes the protein MTMVENVRNGLLIGAGPRGEEGREPWFLDPREILRTVRLRWITVLLPVLLLLGLAAAWTHLNPPQYAASTQILIDPRGLQVVKDGLTPPDQASDASLLLVDSQLRVLTSDDVLGRVVDRFDLAQDPEFQGRETLLGALKGLVARLTGRTEPPADPRLAALRILRDRTGARRLERSFVLELGVTSEDRDKAARLARGVAETYLARDAATRSDTTRRAGEAIEGRLAELRDALRKAEDKAQGFRARHNLVGTRAQLVSEQQLTQLSDQLGAARAKALEAGARLRQIEGVLAGGPSDSVNEIVQNPTITALRGQLAGVERLRADAEETLGRRHPSYQAALVQEKAVRGTIQAEIRRIAAASRNDYQAALASARTLADTLERRKADALKVGDDFVQLRELERQVEASRAVYEAFLVRARELQEQQRLDTSASRIISPASPPEKRLGPPTPVVFAAALVAGLGLGLVGSLGLELLAGRVRSRRRLEGHLGRSGLDALPRAPRGVAGAGAFRASFGTARGDGSYEVALARLRHRLAAAAPGQRPLVVLVTAADDRTGKSVLARALALSAASDRERVILVDTDPKGLVTRDLGAAAPRDLPATLRERGTLGEALITLASGLQVLPRPSDLPRDLAGRLADALLRSDADLVVVDLGLVGGNVVTERLIADERIPVLLLAVSARRGRLAAVDRALKAIGAGRRPRIVVTDVGARD
- a CDS encoding O-antigen ligase family protein; this encodes MLNALIAIAAATWFTVAYPVLRRRLAVRAASANAPVFWPLALVTVFAFMPLVFTVPREDGNAVLEQGLTASNVVTIVLTGLTALYLLAKIAADRRVLTLPFAMPYLPFTMMIGVNGLSAAWSIVPAYTLYRTAELAVFTLASILIFDRPDIRRRLADLLAIVTVAWLVSVIPETLQSLAHGIVFSSAKNNMMPLVCALLGFAAWFGPPNPRRGRYLMLAAAGFVIAGSAASTGALVAVGPALMIASRRPGLRLAGIVLALVAIAVFLFLMVGLSSFPALLDALSVILQKPRVELANATGRGQFWPVFIAATQDRLLGSGFSAADRFVQLLIPTTGLADELGRDAVFITSSHNMFLSAWAGTGLVGLGFALATLIEPIRFAARADRGTRRIVACLILMLALNGMTTPGLFQDWNVNVLAYVAVLATARAARREAEATASVAEATIPSPSYGGTGRAWPAA
- a CDS encoding lipopolysaccharide biosynthesis protein; this translates as MASALLARLRGPALLSLLDQGAVSGFGFLAGIAAARLIDMEAFGRFALVLIVAGFAQGLHNALVTAPLMTLAGSVRDPARYAAAVSAGALVLAAGLALGVAGVLALYFAARGEAVPLDLVTAAGALTLAQNLQLTARRLLFAYDGGGSALAMDLARAVAFPLGVAGLWGLGVPLDAARLVEILALTAFVTTLPTLLGRASDPGRRRLATATRRHWQMARWLLPVVLVTFGQEQLVWIIAGGALGDEALGGLRAAQYLVGIVLLMLAATENVVPTGAGRAYATGGEPALRAYLLGVTRRLGVPVGFLLAVVAVPADLWLRLVFGAPYVPFAPCLRWLALGVVFIFLRDMVAQIFRARRRTDVIFRAFAVSLAVSLALIQPLLTRYGATGAAAVVALAHAASLLALLAALRRGTVPEAGSPERC